One genomic segment of Arachis duranensis cultivar V14167 chromosome 4, aradu.V14167.gnm2.J7QH, whole genome shotgun sequence includes these proteins:
- the LOC107484151 gene encoding uncharacterized protein LOC107484151 produces MWGYISCHFSTTGWKEVVVKVDTKLVGPDKYFGTFRVRRVCDDSTIVAMFELPNYDADDESTPLKDETFNVTKFLPSGLGGSISNKLHLTNIKKESLIVIDFLTKKESEVTSLEDIVADVDIAKQNVNELHQNTTVTEEFAEDLDILINSPVKEIQMGKSQSNAAARFHRRMSLKRKQGSSLSSSEG; encoded by the exons ATGTGGGGATACATATCCTGTCACTTTTCAACAACTGGTTGGAAAGAAGTTGTTGTTAAAGTTGATACTAAACTTGTTGGTCCTGATAAGTATTTTGGAACTTTTCGTGTTAGGAGAGTTTGTGATGATAGTACTATTGTTGCAATGTTTGAACTCCCTAATTATGACGCTGATGATGAGTCAACTCCATTAAAG GATGAAACCTTCAATGTTACCAAGTTTTTACCTTCTGGTTTGGGAGGATCTATTTCCAATAAGCTACATTTAACAAATATCAAAAAAGAATCTCTAATTGTAATTGATTTCCTAACCAAAAAGGAATCTGAAGTTACCAGTTTGGAAGATATTGTTGCTGATGTTGATATTGCTAAACAAAATGTCAATGAATTGCATCAGAATACTACTGTTACAGAGGAGTTTGCTGAAGATCTTGATATACTGATAAATTCACCAGTCAAAGAAATTCAG ATGGGTAAGTCTCAGTCAAATGCTGCTGCTAGATTTCATAGACGAATGTCtctaaaaagaaaacaaggaagTTCATTGTCCAGTTCAGAAGGTTAG
- the LOC110279984 gene encoding uncharacterized protein LOC110279984 — protein MEYEIYMFLGGGLECLCESLCFRLQMREDEESIIHKSRRLFQQFVVDSFSMIESQRLYEIRNKQNTIRGKFLQGIEEAMHRGDVDASSIGTRVILPSSFTGGKHYMFNNCQDAIAICKHFGYPDLFMTITCNPSWLEFHRYTACDKIPIADRPNISC, from the coding sequence ATGGAGTACGAGATCTACATGTTTCTCGGAGGAGGACTAGAGTGTCTTTGCGAGAGTTTGTGTTTTCGGTTGCAGatgagagaagatgaagaaagcaTTATTCATAAATCTAGAAGGTTGTTTCAGCAATTTGTGGTTGACTCTTTTTCTATGATTGAATCACAAAGACTTTACGAAATTAGGAATAAACAAAATACAATTAGAGGTAAATTTCTTCAGGGAATAGAAGAAGCTATGCATCGTGGTGATGTTGATGCATCATCAATTGGTACACGAGTTATTTTACCTTCTTCCTTCACGGGAGGTAAACATTATATGTTTAATAATTGTCAGGATGCCATTGCAATTTGTAAACATTTTGGTTATCCAGATTTATTCATGACCATTACATGTAACCCGAGCTGGCTTGAATTTCATCGTTATACTGCTTGTGACAAAATTCCGATTGCAGATCGTCCAAATATCTCTTGTTGA